In Halobaculum magnesiiphilum, the following proteins share a genomic window:
- a CDS encoding J domain-containing protein: MIGEWLAALPGWLVWGVAAGVVASAGVAGVFLAANRLFPDPPARTGSRDQGSLRRKAEIRDYLRRIDERFVENADLDGTRVEFYLPERDVALTFDVHAYFGIRDDEDRHTRVILCEHEMPGRHLGRRLPFEVPDLHLGPDPTARPVTAAFDTLELPATADEESVERAYREKVKETHPDQGGSREAFSEVREAYATALDHAEESSGTGRGRA; encoded by the coding sequence GTGATCGGTGAGTGGCTCGCGGCGCTGCCGGGATGGCTCGTATGGGGCGTCGCCGCCGGCGTGGTCGCCTCCGCCGGCGTCGCGGGCGTCTTCCTCGCGGCCAACCGCCTGTTCCCGGACCCCCCCGCGCGGACCGGTTCCCGCGACCAGGGGTCGCTCCGGCGGAAGGCCGAGATCCGCGACTACCTCCGGCGCATCGACGAGCGGTTCGTCGAGAACGCCGACCTCGACGGCACGCGCGTCGAGTTCTACCTGCCCGAGCGGGACGTCGCGCTCACCTTCGACGTCCACGCGTACTTCGGCATCCGCGACGACGAGGACCGACACACCCGCGTGATCCTCTGTGAACACGAGATGCCGGGCCGCCACCTCGGGCGGCGCCTCCCGTTCGAGGTGCCCGACCTCCACCTCGGCCCCGACCCGACGGCGAGGCCGGTGACCGCCGCCTTCGACACGCTCGAACTGCCGGCCACCGCCGACGAGGAGTCCGTCGAGCGGGCCTACCGCGAGAAGGTGAAGGAGACCCACCCGGACCAGGGCGGGAGCCGCGAGGCGTTCTCGGAGGTCCGGGAGGCGTACGCGACCGCGCTGGATCACGCCGAGGAGTCGTCCGGGACCGGTCGCGGACGCGCCTGA
- the kdgK1 gene encoding bifunctional 2-dehydro-3-deoxygluconokinase/2-dehydro-3-deoxygalactonokinase, which yields MTDLVTFGETMLRLSPPQGTRLETTDEFDVRVGGAESNVAVAGASLGLDSVWLSKLPRSPLGRRVVSELRAHGVRTGVAWDDDARLGTYYLEHGGEPRGTNVIYDRADSAVTTVAPEEIPLGVLDDATAFHTTGITPALSDAAAETTRAVLERASEAGATTSFDLNYRSKLWSHAEARETLTALFEHVDALFVAKRDAEAVLDRDGEAVEVAHGLATDFGFETVVVTRGDRGALALHDGEVFEQPVYEADTLDAIGTGDAFVGGFLAKRAIGGDIDAALEWGAATASLKRTIAGDLAVVTPEEVERVVAEGDGGISR from the coding sequence ATGACCGACCTCGTCACGTTCGGGGAGACGATGCTGCGACTCTCCCCGCCGCAGGGGACCAGGCTGGAGACGACCGACGAGTTCGACGTGCGCGTCGGCGGCGCCGAGAGCAACGTCGCCGTCGCGGGCGCGTCGCTGGGACTGGACTCGGTGTGGCTGTCGAAGCTCCCGCGCTCGCCGCTCGGCCGCCGGGTCGTGAGCGAACTGCGCGCCCACGGCGTCCGCACCGGAGTCGCGTGGGACGATGACGCGCGCCTCGGCACCTACTACCTCGAACACGGCGGCGAGCCCCGCGGCACGAACGTCATCTACGACCGCGCGGACTCGGCGGTGACGACCGTCGCGCCCGAGGAGATCCCGCTGGGCGTGCTCGACGACGCGACCGCGTTCCACACCACGGGGATCACGCCGGCGCTGTCCGATGCCGCCGCCGAGACGACCCGGGCGGTGCTCGAACGCGCGAGCGAGGCGGGCGCGACGACGAGCTTCGACCTGAACTACCGGAGCAAGCTCTGGAGCCACGCCGAGGCCCGCGAGACCCTGACGGCCCTGTTCGAGCACGTCGACGCGCTGTTCGTCGCCAAGCGCGACGCGGAGGCGGTACTCGACCGCGACGGCGAGGCCGTCGAGGTCGCCCACGGGCTGGCGACCGACTTCGGCTTCGAGACCGTCGTGGTCACCCGCGGCGACCGCGGCGCGCTCGCGCTCCACGACGGCGAGGTGTTCGAGCAGCCGGTGTACGAGGCCGACACGCTCGACGCCATCGGCACCGGCGACGCGTTCGTCGGCGGCTTCCTCGCGAAACGTGCGATCGGCGGCGACATCGACGCCGCCCTGGAGTGGGGCGCCGCGACCGCGTCGCTCAAGCGGACGATCGCCGGCGACCTCGCGGTCGTCACCCCCGAGGAGGTCGAGCGCGTCGTCGCCGAGGGCGACGGCGGGATCTCGCGGTAG
- the mutL gene encoding DNA mismatch repair endonuclease MutL: MTGEIRALDDRTVREIAAGEVVERPASVVKELVENALDAGADRVAVAVENGGIDGIRVRDDGAGIPPEEIPMAVAKHATSKLDGMDDLDSGVATLGFRGEALHSVGAVAELTVRSRTPDADTGAELVVDHGDEREVQPAGCPVGTTVEVRDLFGRTPARRKFLKTPATEFDRVSGVVSAYALANPDVAVSLEHDGREVFASPGDGNRRSAVLAVYGREVAESMVDVAYESDSGAVSVSGLVSHPETTRVGREYLTTYVNDRWVRDGDLRGAVVDAYGGQLATDRYPFAVLFVDVPAPAVDVNVHPRKTEVRFDEDADVIGTVREAVRAALLEHGLVRSSAPRGRSAPDEAAVDPEIVGGAGTDHEHAARKRREDDDGDDDSDDGGHGTTDPDDGHADPETADATSAGAETTSSVLDAWGGPDDSTPEDPADAPTDGVTPPEDGTGDTNADGADGMADATDTDAATDDDAAWRVDLGGSTDDDRPTDHPERGRTDATAGGAPSPRAWQSDDGADDREPADGPADGAGSDPGTSEATPSDRSRTWGAPSQSTLAGGTTDDRTERDRLPSMRVLGQYDDTYVVCETDEGLVLVDQHAADERVNYERLRNAVGDSAPAQTLATPVELELTARESELFETFREALREVGFRAERVEQRGGDEGGDGGSDGDRGDDPPTHVVAVTAVPAVFDATLDPDLLRDVLAAFADEVTAGDRPVSEVADALLADLACYPSVTGNTSLTEGSVADLLDALDACENPYACPHGRPVLVEFGRGEIEDRFERDYPGHGGRRAE, translated from the coding sequence ATGACCGGGGAGATCCGCGCGCTCGACGACCGCACCGTCCGGGAGATCGCGGCGGGCGAGGTCGTCGAGCGACCCGCCTCCGTCGTGAAGGAGCTCGTCGAGAACGCCCTCGACGCCGGCGCCGACCGCGTCGCCGTCGCCGTCGAGAACGGCGGCATCGACGGCATCCGCGTGCGCGACGACGGCGCGGGCATCCCCCCCGAGGAGATCCCGATGGCGGTGGCGAAACACGCCACCAGCAAGCTCGACGGCATGGACGACCTCGACTCGGGCGTCGCGACGCTCGGGTTCCGCGGGGAGGCGCTCCACTCCGTCGGCGCGGTCGCGGAACTGACCGTGCGCTCGCGCACCCCCGACGCCGACACCGGCGCCGAACTCGTCGTCGATCACGGCGACGAGCGCGAGGTGCAGCCGGCGGGCTGCCCCGTCGGGACGACCGTCGAGGTACGCGACCTGTTCGGGCGCACGCCCGCGCGCCGGAAGTTCCTCAAGACGCCCGCCACGGAGTTCGACCGCGTCAGCGGCGTCGTCTCGGCGTACGCGCTCGCGAACCCCGACGTGGCGGTCTCGCTGGAGCACGACGGCCGCGAGGTGTTCGCCTCCCCCGGCGACGGCAACCGACGCTCGGCCGTCCTCGCCGTCTACGGCCGCGAGGTCGCCGAGTCGATGGTCGACGTCGCATACGAGTCCGACTCCGGAGCGGTGTCCGTCTCGGGGCTCGTCTCACATCCGGAGACGACCCGCGTGGGCCGGGAGTACCTCACCACGTACGTGAACGACCGCTGGGTGCGCGACGGCGATCTCCGCGGCGCCGTCGTCGACGCCTACGGCGGTCAACTGGCGACCGACCGCTACCCGTTCGCCGTCCTGTTCGTCGACGTGCCCGCGCCGGCCGTCGACGTGAACGTCCACCCGCGCAAGACGGAGGTGCGCTTCGACGAGGACGCGGACGTGATCGGAACCGTCCGCGAGGCGGTCCGGGCGGCGCTGTTGGAGCACGGTCTCGTGCGCTCGTCGGCACCGCGGGGGCGCTCGGCTCCCGACGAGGCCGCCGTCGACCCGGAGATCGTCGGCGGGGCCGGCACCGACCACGAACACGCCGCGCGCAAGCGCCGGGAGGACGACGATGGTGACGACGACAGTGACGACGGCGGTCACGGAACCACCGACCCCGACGACGGCCACGCCGACCCCGAAACCGCCGACGCGACGAGCGCCGGCGCCGAGACCACCTCCTCCGTACTCGACGCCTGGGGCGGGCCCGACGACTCGACGCCCGAGGATCCGGCGGACGCCCCGACGGACGGCGTGACGCCGCCGGAGGACGGCACGGGCGACACGAACGCGGATGGGGCGGACGGCATGGCCGACGCGACCGACACGGACGCCGCGACCGACGACGACGCGGCCTGGCGCGTCGACCTCGGCGGGAGCACCGACGACGACCGACCGACCGACCACCCCGAGCGCGGACGGACGGACGCGACCGCCGGCGGGGCGCCGTCGCCGCGGGCGTGGCAGTCCGACGACGGGGCGGACGACCGCGAGCCCGCGGACGGGCCGGCCGACGGCGCCGGCTCCGACCCCGGCACCTCGGAAGCGACGCCGTCGGATCGATCCCGGACGTGGGGGGCGCCCTCGCAGTCGACCCTGGCGGGGGGCACCACCGACGATCGAACCGAGCGCGACAGGCTGCCGTCGATGCGGGTGCTCGGGCAGTACGACGACACGTACGTCGTCTGCGAGACCGACGAGGGCCTCGTCCTCGTCGACCAGCACGCGGCCGACGAGCGCGTCAACTACGAGCGGCTCCGGAACGCCGTCGGCGACAGCGCGCCCGCACAGACGCTCGCGACGCCCGTCGAACTGGAGCTGACCGCCCGCGAGTCGGAGCTGTTCGAGACGTTCCGCGAGGCGCTGCGCGAGGTCGGGTTCCGGGCGGAGCGCGTCGAGCAGCGCGGCGGGGACGAGGGCGGCGATGGCGGTTCCGACGGCGACCGCGGCGACGACCCCCCGACCCACGTCGTCGCGGTGACGGCGGTGCCGGCGGTGTTCGACGCCACGCTGGACCCGGACCTGCTGCGGGACGTGCTCGCTGCCTTCGCCGACGAGGTGACCGCCGGCGACCGGCCCGTCTCGGAGGTCGCCGACGCGCTGCTCGCCGACCTGGCCTGCTACCCGTCCGTGACCGGGAACACCTCGCTGACCGAGGGGAGCGTCGCCGACCTGCTGGACGCGCTCGACGCCTGCGAGAACCCATACGCATGCCCGCACGGACGGCCCGTGCTCGTGGAGTTCGGCCGAGGGGAAATCGAAGATCGGTTCGAGCGCGACTATCCCGGCCACGGCGGCCGGCGCGCGGAGTAG
- a CDS encoding DUF7504 family protein, with translation MSRSGTQEGVGPRAVERERSSKAELVLTPPGPDRRTMLKRQAVSGYVDHPTVVEFTYDSDPVALHERWRAEVGAPPCHMIVDASGTGEVPGPRVAADGGSFAVEGAHPRDLTGLCMKWQDALAEARGQGNLFVAFDSVTALLQYADLSVAYRFLHTLVAGVHRVGARAQFYLDPEAHDDRTVSTIQGLFDAVRRIG, from the coding sequence ATGAGCAGGAGTGGGACGCAGGAGGGAGTGGGACCCCGAGCGGTCGAGCGGGAGCGCTCCTCGAAGGCCGAGTTGGTGTTGACGCCGCCGGGACCGGACCGACGAACGATGCTGAAGCGCCAGGCGGTCTCGGGGTACGTCGATCACCCCACGGTCGTGGAGTTCACCTACGACTCCGATCCGGTGGCGCTGCACGAGCGCTGGCGCGCCGAGGTCGGCGCGCCGCCGTGTCATATGATCGTCGACGCGTCCGGAACCGGCGAGGTCCCCGGGCCGCGCGTCGCCGCCGACGGCGGATCCTTCGCCGTCGAGGGCGCGCACCCGCGGGATCTCACGGGACTGTGCATGAAGTGGCAGGACGCGCTGGCGGAGGCTCGCGGGCAGGGGAACCTGTTCGTCGCGTTCGACTCGGTGACCGCGCTCCTCCAGTACGCCGATCTCAGCGTCGCCTATCGGTTCCTCCACACCCTCGTCGCCGGCGTCCACCGCGTCGGCGCCCGCGCGCAGTTCTATCTCGACCCGGAGGCGCACGACGACCGGACGGTCTCGACGATTCAGGGGCTCTTCGACGCCGTCCGACGGATCGGCTGA
- a CDS encoding DUF6653 family protein: MDLRRRFADLDVFWERHANPKSGWSRLLATPLILLAVYLRSKRILALALGWTVVNPVLFPRVDREVDHPSIMTRGVDAERAWLRGDLDPGAWERLNGLSAAPFAYALYAAYRRQPVRAAVAGAVSMALKLAFVFGIARRDVRRLDAARDD; this comes from the coding sequence ATGGATCTCCGACGACGATTCGCCGACCTCGACGTGTTCTGGGAGCGCCACGCCAACCCCAAGAGCGGGTGGTCGCGGCTGCTCGCGACTCCCCTGATCCTCCTCGCCGTGTACCTCAGGAGCAAGCGGATCCTCGCCCTCGCGCTCGGGTGGACGGTCGTGAACCCGGTGCTCTTCCCCAGAGTCGACCGGGAGGTCGACCACCCCTCGATCATGACACGCGGCGTCGACGCCGAGCGCGCGTGGCTCCGCGGCGACCTCGACCCCGGCGCCTGGGAGCGACTCAACGGGCTCTCGGCGGCGCCGTTCGCCTACGCGCTGTACGCCGCCTACCGCCGGCAACCCGTTCGCGCCGCGGTCGCGGGCGCGGTCTCGATGGCGCTGAAGCTCGCGTTCGTGTTCGGGATCGCCCGGCGCGACGTGAGGCGACTCGACGCCGCGCGCGACGACTGA
- a CDS encoding aminopeptidase, which translates to MDDDLRAAAETAIHQCLDLGDDESLAVVTDDKRAEIGEALYAVASEVTDDASIVRYPPASQHGEEPPAPVAAAMREADAFLAPTTKSLSHTRARGAACDAGARGATLPGITREVFVTGLDADYDAIARHCDEVLAQVGDAEEIRVTTEAGTDITFEPGDREFLADTGDVSEAGSFSNLPAGEVFVSPEDANGTYVVDGTMMPYGLLEGRELRFEVEDGFVTDISDDEVREQVEAAAEEVGRDAYNLAELGIGTNVGVTDLVGSVLLDEKAAGTVHIAIGDDAGIGGDTDAPLHLDGIVTEPTVWADGEEVELPR; encoded by the coding sequence TCACCGACGACAAGCGCGCCGAGATCGGCGAGGCGCTGTACGCGGTCGCCAGCGAGGTGACCGACGACGCGAGTATCGTCCGCTATCCGCCCGCGAGCCAGCACGGCGAGGAGCCGCCCGCGCCCGTCGCCGCCGCGATGCGTGAGGCCGACGCCTTCCTCGCGCCGACGACGAAGAGCCTGAGTCACACCCGCGCCCGCGGCGCCGCCTGCGACGCCGGCGCCCGCGGCGCGACGCTCCCGGGGATCACCCGCGAGGTGTTCGTCACCGGCCTCGACGCCGACTACGACGCCATCGCCCGCCACTGCGACGAGGTGCTGGCGCAGGTCGGCGACGCCGAGGAGATCCGCGTGACCACCGAGGCCGGCACCGACATCACCTTCGAGCCCGGCGACCGGGAGTTTCTGGCGGACACCGGCGACGTGAGCGAGGCGGGCTCGTTCTCGAACCTCCCCGCGGGCGAGGTGTTCGTCAGCCCCGAGGACGCGAACGGCACCTACGTCGTCGACGGGACGATGATGCCCTACGGCCTGTTGGAGGGACGGGAGCTCCGCTTCGAGGTCGAGGACGGCTTCGTCACCGACATCTCGGACGACGAGGTTCGCGAGCAGGTCGAGGCCGCCGCCGAGGAGGTCGGCCGCGACGCGTACAACCTCGCTGAGTTGGGCATCGGGACGAACGTCGGCGTCACGGATCTCGTCGGGTCGGTGCTGCTCGACGAGAAGGCCGCCGGCACGGTCCACATCGCCATCGGCGACGACGCGGGCATCGGCGGCGACACGGACGCGCCGCTGCATCTCGACGGGATCGTGACGGAGCCGACCGTGTGGGCGGACGGCGAGGAAGTGGAACTTCCTCGATAA